The proteins below come from a single Sorghum bicolor cultivar BTx623 chromosome 4, Sorghum_bicolor_NCBIv3, whole genome shotgun sequence genomic window:
- the LOC8084702 gene encoding 60S ribosomal protein L23 — MSKRGRGGTAGNKFRMSLGLPVAATVNCADNTGAKNLYIISVKGIKGRLNRLPSACVGDMVMATVKKGKPDLRKKVMPAVIVRQRKPWRRKDGVYMYFEDNAGVIVNPKGEMKGSAITGPIGKECADLWPRIASAANAIV; from the exons ATGTCGAAGCGAG GACGTGGAGGTACTGCTGGTAACAAGTTCCGGATGTCACTGGGTCTACCGGTGGCAGCTACTGTGAACTGTGCTGATAACACTGGAGCCAAGAACCTGTACATCATTTCTGTGAAAGGAATCAAGGGGCGCCTTAACAGGCTTCCTTCTGCCTGTGTTGGTGACATGGTTATGGCAACTGTGAAGAAGGGAAAGCCTGACCTTAGGAAGAAGGTGATGCCAGCTGTCATTGTGAGGCAGCGCAAGCCATGGCGCCGAAAGGATGGTGTCTACATGTACTTTGAAG ACAATGCTGGAGTGATTGTGAACCCAAAGGGAGAGATGAAAG GTTCTGCCATCACTGGACCCATCGGAAAGGAGTGTGCTGATCTCTGGCCCAGGATTGCTAGCGCGGCAAATGCGATCGTGTAA
- the LOC8056433 gene encoding uncharacterized protein LOC8056433: protein MDSRSISSGDCRTQSDMWATSPSPHPLHLRRPPPPPFLVRRHNKRLDRIAASQDPLTALTRVLWGRALPPAQLVLAVRHGWTAAWQLLMRQLAPSDPSTGAFTRTPARFPAVAGEPSSRLHLYVGLPCPWAHRTLVVRALLGLEARLPVSVAVPGDDGAWSFTPGSPDRLYGKRKLREVYTLRSGGFEGRASVPMLWDAERREVVCNESIEIVKFLCGLVGDGAGGLDLWPPELRQDIDRWYGLIYPSINNGVYRCGFAQTQEAYDAAATELFGALDKLEAHLAGSRYLCGDRLTLADVCLFTTLIRFDLVYNTLFRCTRRKLAEYPSLHAYTRDIYQMPKVAETCDTEAIMAGYFKTLFPLNPGGIQPLPPATCDRESLLRPHGREALSSAADTPLEAAAVS from the exons ATGGACAGCCGTTCTATCTCCAGTGGCGATTGTCGAACTCAATCGGACATGTGGGCCACATCTCCTTCGCCACACCCACTCCATCTCCGgcgaccgccgccgcctcccttcCTCGTCCGCCGCCACAACAAGCGGCTGGACCGCATCGCAGCCTCACAGGACCCCCTCACCGCGCTGACCCGCGTGCTGTGGGGGCGCGCGCTGCCGCCGGCGCAGCTCGTCCTCGCCGTGCGCCACGGCTGGACCGCGGCGTGGCAGCTCCTGATGCGGCAGCTAGCGCCGTCCGACCCGTCGACGGGCGCCTTCACCCGTACCCCTGCCCGCTTCCCCGCCGTCGCGGGGGAGCCCAGCTCCCGGCTCCACCTCTACGTGGGCCTCCCCTGCCCCTGGGCGCACCGCACCCTCGTCGTCCGCGCGCTTCTCGGTCTCGAGGCCCGCCTCCCGGTCTCCGTAGCCGTCCCCGGGGACGACGGCGCGTGGTCCTTCACGCCCGGCAGCCCCGACCGGCTCTACGGCAAGCGGAAGCTCCGAGAGGTGTACACCCTGCGGAGCGGCGGGTTCGAGGGCAGGGCCTCCGTGCCCATGCTCTGGGACGCCGAGCGCCGCGAGGTGGTCTGCAACGAGAGCATCGAGATCGTCAAGTTCCTCTGCGGCCTCGTGGGCGACGGCGCCGGCGGCCTCGACCTGTGGCCGCCGGAGCTGCGCCAGGACATCGACCGCTGGTACGGCCTCATCTACCCCAGCATCAACAACGGCGTGTACAG GTGTGGGTTTGCGCAGACCCAGGAGGCGTACGACGCCGCGGCGACCGAGCTGTTCGGCGCACTCGACAAGCTGGAGGCGCACCTCGCCGGCTCCCGCTACCTGTGCGGGGACAGGCTCACGCTGGCCGACGTCTGCCTCTTCACGACGCTCATCCGCTTCGACCTCGTGTACAACACCCTGTTCCGGTGCACCAGGCGGAAGCTGGCCGAGTACCCCAGCCTCCACGCCTACACGCGCGACATCTACCAGATGCCCAAGGTTGCCGAGACATGCGACACGGAGGCCATCATGGCAGGATACTTCAAGACACTCTTCCCGCTCAACCCCGGCGGGATCCAGCCACTCCCGCCGGCGACGTGCGATAGGGAGTCGCTCTTGAGGCCACACGGCAGGGAGGCCTTGTCCTCTGCTGCTGACACGCCGCTTGAAGCAGCTGCTGTTTCATAA
- the LOC8056434 gene encoding nicotinamide/nicotinic acid mononucleotide adenylyltransferase has protein sequence MEEVGADVPLPREKLSSGPVRDGGGRGGVVLVATGSFNPPTYMHLRMFELAKDELEQRGYSVLGGYMSPVNDAYKKKDLLPAAHRIRFCELACKSSSFVMVDPWEAMQKGYQRTLTVLSRVRNSLCKDGVADQGSLKVMLLCGSDLLESFSTPGVWIPDQVRTICKDFGVICIRREGKDVGTMIANSDILQECRDNIISVDEIVPNQISSSRVRDCIRRCLSIKYLTSDEVIEYIREHKLFMETEGVDTTL, from the exons ATGGAGGAGGTCGGCGCGGACGTGCCTCTCCCGCGAGAGAAGCTCTCCTCTGGACCGGTCAG GGACGGAGGAGGCCGAGGTGGCGTCGTGCTCGTGGCCACCGGGAGCTTCAATCCTCCCACCTACATGCACCTGCGCATGTTTG AGTTGGCAAAGGATGAACTCGAGCAGCGAGGTTATTCTGTGTTGGGCGGCTACATGTCTCCGGTGAATGATGCATATAAGAAGAAG gACCTCTTACCAGCTGCTCATCGAATTCGCTTTTGTGAACTTGCGTGCAAAAGCTCATCTTTCGTGATGGTTGATCCTTGGGAG GCAATGCAGAAAGGTTATCAGCGCACTTTGACCGTTCTTTCGAGAGTCCGGAACTCACTGTGCAAGGATGGTGTAGCTGACCAAG GTAGCCTAAAGGTAATGCTTTTATGTGGTTCTGACTTGCTCGAGTCATTCAGCACTCCAGGTGTTTGGATCCCAGACCAG GTCAGAACCATATGCAAGGACTTTGGTGTGATATGTATACGCCGAGAAGGAAAGGATGTTGGAACAATGATAGCCAACAGTGATATATTGCAAGAATGCAGG GATAACATCATTTCAGTCGATGagattgtgccaaatcagatCAGTTCATCCAGAGTAAG AGACTGCATAAGAAGATGTCTATCGATAAAGTATCTTACTAGTGATGAAGTAATTGAATACATTAGAGAACACAAGCTGTTTATGGAAACTGAAGGCGTTGATACAACGTTGTAA
- the LOC8084703 gene encoding uncharacterized protein LOC8084703, whose protein sequence is MSAPADNVVDEPLSSPSRPPPSSPLHLLEVTVISAQDLHRRRLGRRVRAYAVAWADAGHKLRTGVDLAGGAVPTWNDRFLFRVDGAFLRSDTAAVTVEVRGTGGLGTDPVLGVTRIVVSTFVRPGGAGGRGGPQVAALQLRRPRSLRPQGIVNVAVALLDVARAPPLYGVPGGSPDAVAVKDLVMKSPAASLCKVSEETGVDDGQQARSNPELVGQSGHLDPRGAAVEQRKLELTLERWKAELWPGLKEGRRSGRRRRRRASSCFRGSGDWDR, encoded by the coding sequence ATGTCGGCGCCGGCCGACAACGTCGTCGACGAACCCCTGTCGTCACCATCACGGCCTCCACCGTCCTCCCCGTTGCATCTGCTTGAGGTGACCGTGATCTCGGCGCAGGACCTGCACCGGCGCCGGCTGGgccgccgcgtgcgcgcgtACGCCGTGGCGTGGGCGGACGCGGGGCACAAGCTGCGCACGGGCGTGGACCTCGCGGGCGGCGCCGTCCCCACGTGGAACGACCGCTTCCTGTTCCGCGTCGACGGCGCCTTCCTGCGCTCCGACACGGCGGCGGTTACCGTCGAGGTGCGCGGCACGGGGGGGCTGGGCACGGACCCCGTCCTGGGCGTCACGCGCATCGTGGTGAGCACGTTCGTGCGCCCCGGCGGTGCCGGAGGCCGCGGTGGCCCGCAGGTGGCGGCGCTGCAGCTCCGGCGGCCGCGATCGCTCCGCCCACAGGGTATCGTTAACGTGGCCGTCGCGCTGCTGGACGTCGCCCGCGCGCCGCCGCTATACGGCGTGCCTGGCGGCTCGCCCGACGCCGTCGCCGTCAAAGACCTCGTGATGAAGAGCCCGGCAGCGTCGCTGTGCAAGGTCAGCGAGGAGACGGGTGTGGACGACGGCCAGCAGGCGCGAAGCAACCCGGAGTTGGTCGGTCAGTCCGGGCACCTGGACCCCAGGGGCGCCGCCGTGGAGCAGAGGAAGCTGGAGCTGACGCTGGAGAGGTGGAAGGCGGAGCTGTGGCCTGGCCTCAAGGAAGGCCGGCGCAGTGGCAGGCGGAGGCGGCGCCGGGCGTCCTCCTGCTTCCGGGGCAGCGGCGACTGGGACAGGTAA
- the LOC110434862 gene encoding uncharacterized protein LOC110434862 codes for MAAPALAVGYSSAGADPVLVYKNACAAPCGSNASSTTPRRQWSGTQVIDRMLVPVLRPSAAAVVAVVAVSVSVVVFASLASAVPLSGGAMGTPVVLAPPMTMVMEAAAARSSTSRVEDQAAAQMSSEAHRRVVLAALHGAASLPYGSVLNAGRAACDPHCPGKSGYPYNRRCEKIYHCSQ; via the exons ATGGCCGCGCCGGCGCTAGCTGTAGGATACA GCTCAGCCGGAGCCGATCCAGTACTAGTATATAAAAATGCGTGCGCCGCGCCGTGCGGATCGAACGCGTCGTCGACGACGCCCCGGCGGCAGTGGTCAGGCACTCAGGTGATCGACCGGATGTTGGTCCCGGTGCTGCGGCCGAGCGCGGCGGCCGTCGTCGCCGTGGTTGCAGTTAGCGTGAGCGTCGTCGTCTTCGCGTCGCTGGCATCAGCGGTGCCGctgagcggcggcgccatgggcaCCCCCGTGGTGTTGGCGCCGCCGATGACGATGGTGATGGAGGCGGCGGCAGCCCGTAGCAGCACGAGCAGGGTGGAGGATCAGGCGGCGGCCCAGATGAGCTCAGAGGCGCACCGGAGGGTGGTGCTGGCGGCGCTGCATGGCGCGGCGTCGTTGCCCTATGGCAGCGTGCTCAACGCAGGCAGAGCCGCGTGCGATCCCCACTGCCCTGGCAAATCCGGTTACCCGTACAATCGTCGCTGTGAAAAAATATATCACTGCTCCcagtga
- the LOC8084704 gene encoding 28 kDa ribonucleoprotein, chloroplastic has translation MVNSCLSTAAAHSALRLLSDGAAGAQLHHASSSVFPRPARAPHHRLVAAPAVAVPGHWRRALAVTVMASREEAAATAVEELEEVAEREEQLPEQDEVQDGEGGAVEGSSQDSRPSVAASTTTTTKLYFGNLPYNCDSAQLAGIVQEYASPEMVEVLYDRITGRSRGFAFVTMTTVQDCELVIKNLDGSLYGGRTMKVNFADRPKPKLPLYPETEHKLFVGNLSWTVTSEMLTEAFGRCGNVVGARVLYDGETGRSRGYGFVCYSTKEEMDEAISSLNGTELEGREIRVNLALGNK, from the exons ATGGTCAACTCCTGCCTCTCCACCGCCGCAGCGCACTCTGCGCTGCGCCTCCTGTCCGACGGCGCTGCCGGGGCGCAGCTCCATCACGCGTCGTCATCAGTGTTTCCGCGCCCGGCGCGCGCACCGCACCACCGGCTCGTCGCCGCGCCCGCGGTGGCAGTGCCCGGGCACTGGAGGCGCGCGCTCGCGGTCACAGTGATGGCGTCGCGGGAGGAGGCCGCGGCCACGGCTGTCGAGGAGTTGGAGGAGGTCGCGGAGCGAGAGGAACAGTTACCAGAGCAAGACGAAGTTCAGGATGGGGAAGGTGGAGCCGTCGAGGGTAGTTCGCAAGACAGCAGACCGTCGGTGGCCGcgagcaccaccaccaccaccaagctCTACTTCGGCAACCTGCCGTACAACTGCGACAGCGCGCAGCTTGCCGGCATTGTGCAGGAGTACGCCAGCCCGGAGATGGTCGAG GTGTTGTACGATCGCATCACGGGAAGAAGCCGAGGGTTCGCCTTCGTGACAATGACCACGGTTCAAGACTGCGAGCTGGTAATCAAGAACCTCGACGGCAGC CTGTACGGTGGCCGGACGATGAAGGTGAACTTCGCCGACCGGCCGAAGCCGAAGCTGCCGCTGTACCCGGAGACGGAGCACAAGCTTTTCGTCGGCAACCTGTCGTGGACGGTCACCTCGGAGATGCTCACGGAGGCGTTCGGACGCTGCGGCAACGTGGTCGGCGCGAGGGTGCTCTACGACGGCGAGACCGGCCGCTCCCGGGGCTACGGCTTCGTCTGCTACTCCACCAAGGAGGAGATGGACGAGGCTATTTCCTCGCTCAACGGAACG GAATTGGAAGGCAGGGAGATCAGGGTCAACTTAGCCCTCGGAAACAAGTAA
- the LOC8056436 gene encoding uncharacterized protein LOC8056436: MAVSIAGSSIRLHVAPPTRRRGSVATAAGAARLDRRSAALLLLSAAVPAASAAKAPPASAAGIGLFGIRKKLERAEEAAAEAVREVEEAVEEAAAEAAAVGGEAVKEAVAEAEKEAGEVAGEGLQLVAGAEIAGDGLVQAAVVAGAEALGVVVGLSVVNGILKPEA; the protein is encoded by the coding sequence ATGGCCGTCTCCATCGCCGGCAGCAGCATCCGCCTCCACGTTGCCCCGCCCACTCGCCGCCGCGGGAGCGTGGCCACAGCCGCGGGAGCCGCGCGGCTCGACCGGCGCTCTGCGGCCCTGCTCCTGCTGTCCGCGGCGGTTCCCGCGGCATCGGCAGCGAAAGCTCCACCAGCGAGCGCCGCGGGCATCGGGCTCTTCGGCATCCGCAAGAAGCTGGAGCGtgcggaggaggcggcggccgaGGCGGTGCGGGAGGTGGAGGAGGCCGTCGAGGAGGCGGCGGCTGAGGCTGCGGCGGTGGGCGGGGAGGCCGTGAaggaggcggtggcggaggcGGAGAAGGAGGCGGGCGAGGTCGCCGGCGAGGGCCTGCAGCTGGTGGCCGGAGCGGAGATCGCCGGGGACGGGCTGGTGCAGGCCGCGGTGGTCGCCGGCGCCGAGGCGCTCGGGGTCGTCGTGGGCCTGTCCGTGGTCAATGGCATCTTGAAGCCCGAAGCTTAG